A window of the Streptomyces finlayi genome harbors these coding sequences:
- a CDS encoding NUDIX hydrolase has product MSTAPEGYDPHAFVPFAVTVDLAVFTVREARLHVLLVERGGEPYKGRWALPGGFILPSESAEEAARRELAEETGLTQDAVGGFHLEQLRTYTEPDRDPRMRVVSVAYAALLPDLPEPRGGGDAVRAQWWDARDLGGLAFDHERILDDAYDRIGAKLEYTCLATAFCPAEFTLGELQQVYETVWGVELDRPNFRRKVLATPGFVEAVEGSPRRTGGRGKPAALYRAGAASALHPPLLRPEGRTE; this is encoded by the coding sequence ATGAGCACCGCCCCCGAGGGGTACGACCCCCACGCGTTCGTCCCGTTCGCCGTCACCGTCGACCTCGCCGTCTTCACGGTCCGCGAGGCACGGCTCCACGTCCTGCTCGTGGAACGGGGCGGGGAACCGTACAAGGGCCGATGGGCGCTGCCCGGCGGCTTCATCCTGCCCAGCGAGTCCGCGGAGGAGGCCGCCCGCCGCGAACTCGCCGAGGAGACCGGCCTCACCCAGGACGCCGTCGGCGGCTTCCACCTGGAACAGCTCCGCACCTACACCGAACCGGACCGCGACCCCAGGATGCGGGTCGTCTCCGTCGCGTACGCAGCGCTCCTGCCCGACCTGCCCGAGCCGCGCGGCGGCGGGGACGCGGTCCGCGCCCAGTGGTGGGACGCGCGTGACCTCGGCGGCCTCGCCTTCGACCACGAGCGCATCCTCGACGACGCGTACGACCGGATCGGCGCCAAGCTCGAGTACACCTGCCTGGCCACCGCCTTCTGTCCCGCCGAGTTCACCCTCGGAGAGCTCCAGCAGGTCTACGAAACCGTCTGGGGGGTCGAGCTCGACCGCCCCAACTTCCGGCGCAAGGTCCTGGCCACACCCGGCTTCGTCGAAGCCGTCGAAGGATCGCCGCGCCGCACCGGCGGACGGGGGAAACCGGCCGCTCTGTACCGGGCGGGTGCCGCTTCCGCCCTGCATCCTCCACTTCTGCGCCCGGAAGGAAGAACCGAATGA
- the cmk gene encoding (d)CMP kinase, producing MSTTVETAAAAAPTAPAAVIVAIDGPSGTGKSSTSKAVAAQLGLSYLDTGAQYRAITWWMLNNGIDVQDVAEVATAAAKPVIVSGTDPAAPTITVDGEDAAGPIRTQEVTSKVSAVSAVPEVRSRITGLQRTIAAEAERGIVVEGRDIGTTVLPDADLKVFLTASPEARAARRSGEVKGSDLAATKEALIKRDAADSGRKTSPLAKADDACEVDTTELTLQQVIECVVTLVEEKRAAK from the coding sequence GTGTCCACCACCGTGGAAACCGCAGCAGCCGCAGCCCCGACCGCCCCGGCCGCGGTGATCGTCGCCATCGACGGGCCCTCCGGCACCGGCAAGTCGAGCACCTCCAAGGCCGTCGCCGCCCAGCTCGGGCTCAGCTACCTGGACACCGGCGCCCAGTACCGGGCGATCACCTGGTGGATGCTGAACAACGGCATCGACGTACAGGACGTGGCGGAGGTCGCGACGGCCGCCGCCAAGCCGGTCATCGTCTCGGGCACCGACCCGGCCGCTCCCACGATCACCGTCGACGGCGAGGACGCCGCGGGCCCGATCCGTACGCAGGAGGTCACCTCCAAGGTCAGCGCCGTCAGCGCGGTCCCCGAGGTGCGCAGCCGGATCACCGGGCTGCAGCGGACCATCGCGGCGGAGGCGGAGCGGGGCATCGTGGTCGAGGGCCGCGACATCGGCACCACCGTCCTGCCGGACGCCGACCTCAAGGTCTTCCTGACCGCCTCCCCGGAGGCACGTGCCGCCCGCCGCAGCGGCGAGGTGAAGGGCTCGGACCTCGCCGCCACCAAGGAGGCGCTGATCAAGCGCGACGCGGCCGACTCCGGCCGTAAGACCTCGCCGCTGGCCAAGGCGGACGACGCGTGCGAGGTGGACACCACCGAGCTGACCCTTCAGCAGGTCATCGAGTGCGTCGTCACCCTCGTCGAGGAGAAGCGGGCCGCGAAGTGA
- the scpB gene encoding SMC-Scp complex subunit ScpB: MSEQSHEEGQATGVARLDLKPALEAVLMVVDEPATEEHLAKVLQRPRRAVADALRELADEYTVQRRGFDLRLVAGGWRFYTRAEYAEAVEGFVLDGQHARLTQAALETLAVVAYRQPVSRSRVSAVRGVNCDGVMRTLLQRGLVEEAGAEPETGAILYRTTNYFLERMGLRGLDELPELAPFLPEADAIEAETLEGVPSFDPDAPDTPDTHADDKTEF; encoded by the coding sequence ATGAGTGAGCAGAGCCACGAGGAGGGGCAGGCGACCGGCGTCGCCCGCCTCGACCTCAAGCCCGCCCTGGAGGCGGTCCTCATGGTCGTCGACGAGCCCGCGACCGAGGAACACCTCGCCAAGGTGCTCCAGCGCCCCCGCAGGGCCGTCGCGGACGCCCTGCGGGAACTTGCCGACGAGTACACCGTGCAGCGCCGTGGATTCGATCTGCGGCTCGTCGCGGGCGGATGGCGCTTCTATACCCGCGCCGAGTACGCGGAGGCCGTCGAGGGCTTCGTCCTGGACGGCCAGCACGCACGCCTCACCCAGGCGGCTCTGGAAACGCTGGCGGTGGTCGCGTACCGCCAGCCGGTGAGCCGTTCCAGGGTCTCCGCGGTGCGCGGAGTGAACTGCGACGGCGTGATGCGGACCCTCCTCCAGAGGGGCTTGGTGGAGGAGGCGGGCGCGGAACCCGAAACAGGTGCGATCCTGTACAGGACGACGAACTACTTTCTGGAGCGTATGGGCCTGCGAGGCCTGGACGAGCTCCCGGAGCTCGCGCCCTTCCTCCCCGAGGCGGACGCGATCGAGGCTGAGACGCTAGAGGGTGTGCCGTCGTTCGATCCGGACGCACCGGACACCCCGGATACTCACGCAGACGACAAGACGGAATTTTGA
- a CDS encoding segregation and condensation protein A, translating into MPTPDDAARPPRRTLGRGPGAAPTPAPPPPGSPEAAEVSPAPAPDVPDVPPEEVPGETGPSGEPGAKRFTVRLVNFEGPFDLLLQLISKHKLDVTEVALSRVTDEFMAYIRAMGADWDLDQTTEFLVVAATLLDLKAARLLPTAEVEDEADLALLEARDLLFARLLQYRAYKQIAEIFRTRLEAEARRYPRTVGLEPHHAELLPEVVISIGPEGFARLAVKAMQPRAEPQVYIDHIHAPLVSVREQAEIVVVRLREAGELNFRALTEDAPDTLTVVARFLALLELYREKAVTLDQEEALGELVVRWSGGEDASPAVTDEFDQEIHRTHEEAEDVRA; encoded by the coding sequence ATGCCGACGCCCGACGACGCCGCCCGCCCGCCCCGCCGGACCCTCGGCCGCGGGCCGGGCGCCGCGCCCACGCCGGCCCCGCCGCCTCCCGGGTCACCGGAGGCGGCCGAGGTCTCACCGGCCCCCGCACCGGACGTCCCCGACGTGCCGCCCGAAGAGGTCCCCGGGGAGACCGGTCCGTCCGGGGAGCCGGGCGCCAAGCGGTTCACGGTCCGGCTGGTGAACTTCGAGGGTCCTTTCGATCTTCTGCTCCAGCTGATCTCCAAGCACAAGCTGGATGTGACCGAGGTCGCCCTGTCCAGGGTCACCGACGAGTTCATGGCGTACATCCGGGCCATGGGCGCGGACTGGGACCTCGACCAGACCACCGAGTTCCTGGTCGTCGCCGCGACCCTGCTGGACCTCAAGGCCGCCCGGCTGCTTCCCACCGCCGAGGTGGAGGACGAGGCGGACCTGGCTCTTCTGGAAGCGCGGGACCTGCTCTTCGCCCGGCTGCTGCAGTACCGCGCGTACAAACAGATCGCGGAGATCTTCCGGACCAGGCTGGAGGCCGAGGCCCGCCGGTACCCCCGTACCGTCGGCCTGGAACCGCACCATGCCGAGCTGCTGCCCGAGGTGGTCATCAGCATCGGCCCCGAGGGGTTCGCCCGGCTGGCCGTGAAGGCCATGCAGCCCAGGGCCGAGCCGCAGGTGTACATCGACCACATCCACGCACCGCTGGTCAGCGTGCGGGAACAGGCCGAGATCGTGGTCGTACGCCTGCGTGAGGCGGGCGAGCTGAACTTCCGCGCCCTCACCGAGGACGCCCCCGACACCCTCACGGTCGTGGCGCGCTTCCTGGCCCTGCTGGAGCTCTACCGGGAGAAGGCCGTCACCCTCGACCAGGAGGAGGCGCTGGGTGAGCTCGTCGTGCGCTGGTCCGGCGGCGAGGACGCGAGTCCGGCCGTGACGGACGAGTTCGACCAGGAGATCCACCGGACGCACGAGGAAGCGGAGGACGTACGGGCATGA
- a CDS encoding ADP-ribosylglycohydrolase family protein, with the protein MTATRTMTKQAATGALTGLALGDALGFPTEFNDVPSILAKCGPWRQMPLATPALVSDDTQMTLALGRGIRTAMDSGLLTPLRLVGPVREEFVSWYHHPDNNRAPGNTCLQACRLLDSDRPWQEASQTRSKGCGANMRVAPAGLVPGLSEEQRAGAAQLQAALTHGHPTALAASDLMARAVFLLAQGAEPLGLVGQLRSYAYENSGRYLTRWLGDLWRYAGDASPEAYIRRGWDECLAALSTVQDALRSPSPETDPCEVTGDGWIAEEALATALHCFLLFPEEPLSALRRAACTRGDSDSLACLTGALSGAHLGAGVWPKEWSERIEYRSDLLSLGALWDA; encoded by the coding sequence ATGACTGCGACGAGGACCATGACGAAACAGGCTGCCACGGGGGCCCTGACCGGGCTGGCGCTCGGGGACGCGCTGGGCTTTCCGACCGAGTTCAACGATGTGCCGTCCATCCTCGCCAAGTGCGGGCCGTGGCGGCAGATGCCCCTGGCGACACCGGCGTTGGTCAGCGACGACACCCAGATGACGCTGGCCCTCGGGCGGGGCATCCGCACCGCGATGGACAGCGGCCTGCTGACGCCGCTGCGGCTGGTCGGGCCGGTGCGCGAGGAGTTCGTCTCCTGGTACCACCACCCGGACAACAACCGGGCCCCCGGCAACACCTGCCTCCAGGCGTGCCGTCTGCTGGACAGCGACCGACCGTGGCAGGAGGCCAGCCAGACCCGCTCCAAGGGCTGCGGGGCGAACATGCGGGTCGCGCCGGCCGGCCTGGTGCCGGGGCTCAGCGAGGAACAGCGCGCCGGAGCGGCACAGCTCCAGGCCGCGCTCACGCACGGCCACCCCACCGCGCTGGCCGCCTCCGACCTGATGGCCCGCGCGGTGTTCCTGCTGGCCCAGGGGGCGGAACCGCTCGGCCTCGTCGGGCAGTTGCGCAGCTACGCCTACGAGAACAGCGGCCGATACCTCACGCGCTGGCTCGGTGACCTGTGGAGGTACGCGGGCGACGCGTCGCCGGAGGCGTACATCCGGCGCGGCTGGGACGAGTGCCTTGCCGCGCTGTCGACGGTCCAGGACGCCTTGCGTTCCCCGTCGCCGGAGACCGACCCGTGCGAGGTGACCGGGGACGGGTGGATCGCGGAGGAGGCCCTGGCCACGGCCCTGCACTGCTTCCTGCTCTTCCCCGAGGAACCGCTGAGCGCCCTGCGCCGGGCGGCCTGCACCCGGGGCGACTCCGACTCGCTGGCCTGCCTGACGGGGGCGCTGTCGGGGGCGCATCTGGGGGCGGGGGTGTGGCCGAAGGAGTGGTCGGAGCGGATCGAGTACCGTAGCGACCTGTTGTCGTTGGGGGCGCTCTGGGATGCGTGA
- a CDS encoding nucleotidyltransferase domain-containing protein, translating to MITPEAEVLVRDHTVYSCVMGSRAFGLDTAGSDTDRRGVFVAPTPLFWRFDKPPTHIEGPSEEQFSWELERFCELALRANPNVLECLHSPLVERVDATGRELLGLRGAFLSRLAHQSFAGYALGQRRKLDADVRQYGAPRWKHAMHLLRLLTSSRDLLRTGRLMIEVGDAREELLAVRRGEVPWTEVERRMSRLAEENEAAASTTPLPRAPDRARVEAFLIRTRRASASG from the coding sequence ATGATCACTCCCGAAGCCGAGGTTCTCGTCCGCGATCACACGGTCTATTCGTGTGTGATGGGCTCCCGCGCCTTCGGGCTCGACACGGCCGGCAGCGATACGGACCGGCGGGGTGTCTTTGTGGCACCCACCCCGCTGTTCTGGCGCTTCGACAAGCCGCCGACCCATATCGAGGGCCCCTCGGAGGAACAGTTCTCCTGGGAGCTGGAGCGCTTCTGCGAGCTCGCGCTGCGGGCCAACCCCAATGTGCTGGAGTGCCTGCACTCACCGCTCGTCGAGCGGGTCGACGCCACGGGCCGGGAGCTCCTCGGCCTGCGCGGGGCGTTCCTGTCGCGGCTCGCCCACCAGAGCTTCGCGGGCTACGCGCTGGGGCAGCGCCGCAAGCTGGACGCGGACGTGCGGCAGTACGGGGCGCCGCGCTGGAAGCACGCCATGCATCTGCTGCGCCTGCTGACGAGCAGCCGGGATCTGCTGCGTACGGGGCGGCTGATGATCGAGGTCGGTGACGCCCGCGAGGAACTGCTCGCGGTCAGACGGGGCGAGGTCCCCTGGACCGAGGTGGAACGCCGGATGTCCCGCCTGGCCGAGGAGAACGAGGCGGCTGCCTCGACGACTCCCCTGCCGCGGGCCCCGGACCGGGCCCGCGTGGAGGCGTTCCTGATCCGCACCCGCCGGGCGTCGGCGTCCGGCTGA
- a CDS encoding prephenate dehydrogenase, with protein sequence MRTAVVIGTGLVGTSAALALAGRGVHVHLVDRDPASARTAASLGAGTDEAPEGRVDLAIVAVPPAHTASVLATAMRAGVARGYLDVASVKGGPRRELEALELDLAPYMGTHPMAGKERSGPLAATGDLFEGRPWVLTPTRDTHTEVLNLALELVALCRAVPVVMDADSHDRAVALVSHTPQLISSMVAARLEEADETAVRLCGQGIRDVTRIAASDPRMWVEILSANPGPVADVLAGVAEDLDETVRALRGLQSGDEDKRRAGTEGIEDVLRRGNAGRVRVPGKHGAAPAAYEVVTVLITDRPGELARIFADAGLAGVNIEDVRIEHATGQQAGLVQLMVAPNAAPALAATLKDRGWSIRQ encoded by the coding sequence GTGAGAACAGCCGTCGTCATCGGTACCGGTCTCGTCGGCACGTCTGCCGCGCTCGCCCTCGCCGGGCGCGGTGTCCACGTGCACCTCGTCGACCGGGACCCGGCATCGGCCCGCACCGCGGCCTCGCTCGGCGCGGGTACGGACGAGGCGCCCGAGGGCCGCGTGGACCTGGCGATCGTCGCCGTGCCGCCCGCCCACACGGCTTCCGTGCTGGCCACCGCCATGCGTGCGGGCGTGGCGCGCGGCTACCTCGACGTGGCGAGCGTCAAGGGCGGCCCGCGCCGGGAGCTGGAGGCGCTCGAGCTCGACCTCGCGCCGTACATGGGGACGCATCCCATGGCCGGCAAGGAGCGCTCGGGCCCGCTCGCGGCCACCGGGGACCTGTTCGAGGGCCGCCCCTGGGTCCTCACGCCCACCCGGGACACCCACACGGAGGTCCTCAACCTGGCTCTGGAACTGGTCGCGCTCTGCCGCGCCGTACCGGTCGTCATGGACGCGGACTCCCACGACCGCGCCGTCGCCCTGGTGTCCCACACCCCGCAGCTGATCTCGTCGATGGTCGCCGCCCGTCTGGAGGAGGCCGACGAGACGGCCGTACGCCTCTGCGGGCAGGGCATCAGGGACGTCACCCGGATCGCGGCCTCCGACCCCCGGATGTGGGTGGAGATCCTCTCCGCCAATCCGGGCCCGGTCGCCGACGTGCTGGCCGGGGTCGCCGAGGACCTGGACGAGACGGTCCGGGCGCTGCGCGGCCTCCAGTCCGGTGACGAGGACAAGCGCCGGGCGGGCACCGAAGGCATCGAGGACGTCCTGCGCCGCGGCAACGCGGGCCGGGTCCGGGTGCCGGGCAAGCACGGGGCGGCCCCGGCCGCGTACGAGGTCGTGACCGTGCTCATCACCGACCGGCCGGGCGAGCTCGCCCGGATCTTCGCCGACGCCGGGCTGGCCGGGGTCAACATCGAGGACGTCCGCATCGAGCACGCCACCGGCCAGCAGGCGGGCCTGGTGCAGCTCATGGTGGCGCCGAACGCGGCGCCGGCGCTCGCCGCGACACTGAAGGACAGGGGCTGGTCGATCCGGCAGTGA
- a CDS encoding Rieske (2Fe-2S) protein, whose product MNARRRTVLTAGAAGAAALATGCGSGDGGGGGDSTPQPGTPTPSAPASGTRAPGGEELARTSDIPVGGGTVFKERKVVVTQPKAGEFKAFSAICTHAGCTVSKVGDTTIDCACHGSRFAVTDGAVESGPATRPLPAERITVTGGSIRLA is encoded by the coding sequence ATGAACGCACGGCGAAGGACAGTCCTGACCGCGGGAGCGGCGGGGGCCGCCGCACTGGCGACGGGCTGCGGGTCCGGGGACGGCGGCGGCGGCGGGGACAGTACGCCCCAGCCCGGCACCCCGACGCCCAGCGCCCCCGCGTCCGGGACACGGGCCCCCGGCGGCGAGGAGCTCGCCAGGACGTCCGACATCCCGGTCGGTGGCGGCACGGTCTTCAAGGAACGGAAGGTGGTGGTGACGCAGCCGAAGGCCGGCGAGTTCAAGGCCTTCTCCGCGATCTGCACCCATGCCGGGTGCACGGTCTCGAAGGTCGGCGACACCACGATCGACTGCGCGTGCCACGGCAGCAGGTTCGCCGTCACGGACGGCGCCGTCGAGTCCGGACCCGCGACGCGTCCGCTGCCCGCCGAGCGGATCACCGTCACCGGGGGGAGCATCCGGCTCGCGTAA
- a CDS encoding pseudouridine synthase, whose product MRSSGRNSGSGSGNGKSGGNRDNRGAGAGRGSQPRTGGGRDDRGPQSRTGGGRDDRSQPRAGGGRDDRGFQARTGGGRDDRGPQSRTGGGRDDRSQPRAGGGRDDRGFQPRTGGGRDDRGFQARTGGGRDDRGPQSRTGGGRDDRSQPRAGGGRDDRGFQPRTGGGRDEKQEEQRLRNPRPEQRRYDVGSDKPGGDGGLRKGRGEAARGGAKGGPKVAQHVSKGGRRVGAPSRPRELDAKIEQRNRDRYAGKPEIKTPRTNPGAEQEGERLQKILARAGMGSRRACEELIEQARVEVNGEVVLEQGKRVDPTRDEIKVDGLTVATQSHLFFALNKPAGVVSTMGDPDGRQNLGDYVNNRETRLFHVGRLDTETEGIILLTNHGELAHRLTHPKYGVKKTYLAAIQGPLPRDLGKQLKDGIQLEDGYARADHFRVVENVGKNYLVEVTLHEGRKHIVRRMLDEAGYPVERLVRTSFGPIPLGDQKSGWLRRLTNTEVGMLMAEVGL is encoded by the coding sequence ATGCGAAGCAGTGGCAGGAACAGCGGCAGCGGCAGCGGCAACGGCAAGAGCGGCGGCAACCGGGACAACCGGGGTGCCGGCGCCGGCCGCGGCTCCCAGCCGAGGACGGGTGGCGGTCGGGATGACCGTGGTCCCCAGTCCAGGACGGGTGGCGGGCGCGATGACCGCTCCCAGCCGAGGGCCGGTGGCGGTCGGGATGACCGTGGCTTCCAGGCGAGGACGGGTGGCGGTCGGGATGACCGCGGTCCCCAGTCCAGGACGGGTGGCGGGCGCGATGACCGCTCCCAGCCGAGGGCCGGTGGCGGCCGTGACGACCGTGGCTTCCAGCCCAGGACGGGTGGCGGTCGGGATGACCGCGGCTTCCAGGCGAGGACGGGTGGCGGTCGGGATGACCGCGGTCCCCAGTCCAGGACGGGTGGCGGGCGCGATGACCGCTCCCAGCCGAGGGCCGGTGGCGGCCGTGACGACCGTGGCTTCCAGCCCAGGACGGGTGGCGGGCGCGACGAGAAGCAGGAAGAGCAGCGTCTGCGCAATCCCCGTCCGGAGCAGCGCCGCTATGACGTGGGCTCCGACAAGCCGGGCGGCGACGGCGGCCTCCGCAAGGGGCGCGGCGAGGCCGCACGCGGCGGAGCCAAGGGTGGCCCGAAGGTCGCACAGCACGTGAGCAAGGGCGGACGCCGTGTGGGCGCCCCGTCCCGCCCGCGTGAGCTCGACGCCAAGATCGAGCAGCGCAACCGGGACAGGTACGCGGGCAAGCCCGAGATCAAGACCCCCAGGACGAACCCGGGCGCCGAGCAGGAGGGCGAGCGTCTGCAGAAGATCCTCGCCCGTGCCGGCATGGGTTCGCGCCGGGCGTGCGAGGAGCTCATCGAGCAGGCCCGGGTCGAGGTCAACGGCGAGGTCGTCCTCGAGCAGGGCAAGCGCGTCGACCCGACGAGGGACGAGATCAAGGTCGACGGTCTGACCGTCGCGACCCAGTCGCACCTCTTCTTCGCGCTGAACAAGCCGGCCGGTGTCGTCTCCACCATGGGTGACCCCGACGGCCGTCAGAACCTCGGTGACTACGTGAACAACCGCGAGACGCGGCTGTTCCACGTCGGCCGTCTCGACACCGAGACCGAGGGCATCATCCTGCTCACCAACCACGGTGAGCTGGCCCACCGTCTGACGCACCCCAAGTACGGCGTGAAGAAGACCTACCTGGCAGCCATCCAGGGACCCCTCCCGCGCGACCTGGGCAAGCAGCTCAAGGACGGCATCCAGCTGGAGGACGGCTACGCCCGCGCCGACCACTTCCGGGTCGTCGAGAACGTCGGCAAGAACTACCTGGTCGAGGTGACCCTCCACGAGGGCCGCAAGCACATCGTCCGCCGGATGCTGGACGAGGCCGGCTACCCGGTCGAGCGGCTCGTGCGCACGTCCTTCGGGCCGATCCCGCTCGGTGACCAGAAGTCCGGCTGGCTGCGCCGGCTCACCAACACCGAGGTGGGCATGCTGATGGCCGAGGTCGGTCTGTAA
- a CDS encoding AAA family ATPase, giving the protein MKRYGHGLVLGKFYPPHAGHHHLVRTAMDHCERLTVLVCAASVESVPLADRVAWMREVHPEATVVGAVDDIRMDLHDPAVWDAHMAVFTEAVPERVDAVFTSESYGDELARRFGAASVCVDPDRTVFPVSGTAVRKDPAGCWDFLEPPVRAALARRIVVLGAESTGTTTMARALAGHFRERGGVWGRTGCVDEYGREFSEQKLAALRRAEPGAQWEDVVFTTDDFPRIAAAQNAREDAAAAIGSPVLFCDTDSFATTVWHERYVGGRNPRVERTADRVVHHLWLLTDHEGVPFEDDGLRDGEELRPWMTDRFRAELTRTGREFIELTGPHPERLGTAVAAVDALLARGWDFAAPLPERR; this is encoded by the coding sequence ATGAAGCGATACGGACACGGCCTCGTACTCGGCAAGTTCTATCCGCCGCACGCGGGTCACCACCACCTCGTCCGCACCGCCATGGACCACTGCGAACGGCTGACGGTCCTGGTCTGCGCCGCCTCGGTGGAGTCCGTCCCCCTCGCCGACAGGGTCGCCTGGATGCGGGAGGTCCACCCGGAGGCGACCGTGGTGGGGGCCGTCGACGACATCCGCATGGACCTCCATGACCCGGCGGTCTGGGACGCCCACATGGCGGTCTTCACCGAAGCCGTCCCGGAGCGCGTCGACGCCGTCTTCACCTCCGAGTCGTACGGGGACGAACTGGCCCGCCGTTTCGGCGCCGCGTCCGTCTGCGTCGACCCGGACCGCACCGTCTTCCCCGTCTCCGGTACGGCGGTGCGCAAGGACCCGGCCGGCTGCTGGGACTTCCTCGAACCGCCCGTACGGGCCGCGCTCGCCCGCCGGATCGTCGTCCTCGGCGCCGAATCCACCGGCACCACGACCATGGCCAGGGCCCTCGCCGGCCACTTCCGCGAGCGCGGCGGTGTCTGGGGCAGGACCGGCTGTGTGGACGAGTACGGACGGGAGTTCAGCGAACAGAAACTGGCCGCTCTCCGCCGCGCCGAACCGGGTGCGCAATGGGAGGACGTGGTGTTCACCACCGACGACTTCCCGCGCATCGCCGCCGCCCAGAACGCACGCGAGGACGCGGCCGCCGCCATCGGTTCCCCGGTCCTCTTCTGCGACACGGACTCGTTCGCCACCACCGTCTGGCACGAGCGGTACGTCGGCGGGCGCAACCCGCGCGTCGAACGGACCGCCGACCGGGTCGTCCACCACCTCTGGCTGCTCACCGACCACGAAGGGGTTCCCTTCGAGGACGACGGGCTGCGCGACGGCGAGGAGCTGCGGCCCTGGATGACGGACCGGTTCCGGGCCGAACTCACACGCACGGGACGCGAGTTCATCGAGCTGACGGGCCCCCACCCCGAACGCCTCGGAACGGCCGTCGCCGCCGTGGACGCCCTGCTCGCCCGTGGCTGGGACTTCGCCGCACCACTCCCGGAGCGACGATGA
- the aroH gene encoding chorismate mutase, which yields MAVRAVRGAVQLERDEAGHMDERVGALLTAILERNSLVADDLISVWFTATPDLHSDFPAAAARGLGIVDVPLICAQELDIEGAMPRVVRILAHVETGLSKAGISHVYLGATGALRKDIAQ from the coding sequence GTGGCGGTACGAGCGGTCCGCGGAGCCGTCCAGCTGGAGCGGGACGAGGCCGGGCACATGGACGAGCGGGTCGGTGCCCTGCTCACCGCCATCCTGGAGCGCAACAGCCTCGTCGCCGACGACCTGATCAGCGTCTGGTTCACCGCCACCCCCGATCTGCACAGTGACTTCCCGGCCGCCGCCGCCCGCGGCCTCGGCATCGTCGACGTACCGTTGATCTGCGCGCAGGAACTCGACATCGAGGGGGCCATGCCCCGCGTGGTCCGCATCCTCGCCCATGTCGAGACCGGCCTGTCCAAAGCCGGAATCAGCCACGTCTACCTCGGCGCCACCGGCGCCCTTCGCAAGGACATCGCCCAGTGA
- the pnuC gene encoding nicotinamide riboside transporter PnuC: MSLADILDPLQQPLMTVLGTPVSWTEVLGFGSGALCVWLVARQHLANWPIGIANNLFFILLFTQAGLYADAGLQIVFIALAAYGWWTWTHGGGPGTSVLPVRGTTRTEWAWLLTAGAVGTLALTLLLSRATDSTVPFWDALTTSLSLMATYGQCRKRVESWWLWIAADIVYIPLYAYKELYLTSLLYAGFLTLCLIGLRNWSRELTPAKDQLTGVPA; encoded by the coding sequence GTGAGTCTCGCGGACATTCTCGATCCCCTGCAGCAACCCCTGATGACGGTCCTCGGTACGCCGGTCAGCTGGACCGAGGTCCTGGGCTTCGGCAGTGGAGCGCTCTGCGTCTGGCTCGTGGCCCGCCAGCACCTCGCCAACTGGCCGATCGGCATCGCCAACAACCTCTTCTTCATCCTGCTGTTCACCCAGGCCGGCCTCTACGCCGACGCGGGCCTCCAGATCGTCTTCATCGCCCTCGCCGCGTACGGCTGGTGGACCTGGACCCACGGGGGTGGGCCAGGCACGTCCGTCCTGCCGGTGCGCGGCACCACCCGCACCGAATGGGCCTGGCTGCTCACGGCGGGGGCGGTGGGGACACTCGCCCTGACCCTTCTGCTCTCCCGCGCCACCGACTCGACGGTTCCGTTCTGGGACGCGCTGACCACATCGCTCTCGCTCATGGCGACGTACGGACAGTGCCGCAAGCGTGTCGAGTCCTGGTGGCTGTGGATCGCCGCCGACATCGTCTACATCCCGCTGTACGCGTACAAGGAGCTCTACCTCACCTCACTCCTGTACGCGGGCTTCCTGACGCTCTGCCTGATCGGCCTGCGCAACTGGAGCCGCGAACTGACGCCCGCGAAAGACCAGTTGACCGGAGTCCCGGCATGA